In the genome of Acidimicrobiia bacterium, the window CAGCGTCGGGGCCAGCACGGCTGGCAGTGCGTCGGCGGCAAGGTCGGGTCGTCCGCCCCTCGACACGATCGCGCCGATCCGATCTCCCTGCTGGGCGCTGGCCACGAGCGCCGCCGCGGCGCCGGTGCTCGCACCGAAGTAGCCGACTGCCGCCGTCCGGCTGGCCCGGTCGTCGAGCCACGCGACCGCGGCCACGAGCCGCCCAGCAAGAAGCGGGATGTCGAAGCGCAGACGACCTGCTCGCGCGTCGATCGCTTCCTCGTCCCGCGTCAGCAGGTCGACGAGCATCGTGCCGAACCCGCGCCCTTCGAGCCGGCGCGCCACCTGCTGGTTGCGGGGGCTGTGGCGGCTGCTCCCGCTGCCGTGGGCGAACACGATCACTGCGCGCGCGTCCTCGGGGAGTCGCAGGTCCGCCCCCACGACCGCATCCCCCGCTCGGACCTCGACCGCTTGGTGCGACGTCACGGCACCAGCTCACCGGCCGCGAGGAGGTGATCCTCCCGACGCGGGCGTGCGGTGGCGAGCCTGGAGCGGCGCCACCGGCCGTGGCGCGAGCCCCATCGACAACGCACCGGGCGAACGGGCGCGGGTGTACCGGGAGTTCGGCTCAGCCGGCGCGCGACAGCACCTGTCGCTCGTAGGCGACGACCGTCTGGATCTGTCGGCGGCTGAGGATGCCCGCGCCGAAGGCGGGCATGACTCCCTTGCCGTTTGACACGAAGGTGACCTGGTCTTCCGCGTTGGGAAAGTCACGCACCAGTCGGCCCATCGTGAACGATGGCCCGACGCCGCCCTGGCCGCGAAGGCCGTGGCAGGTCACGCACTCGGCCGTGTAGACCTTGCGCCCGGCAAGCAGGGTCGGGTCGTGGGCCAACGCGCCGGTGGGAAGGGGCGCCGAGGTGCTCGCGCCTCCGCCACCCCCGCCGCAGGCAGTGAGCGCGACGACCGCGGCGATCGCAAGTGTCCCCGTTCCCGCCCGCAGGTGCCACCGGTGAGGCACGGCTCGCTCTTACTCCGGCGGAGCGGACGGCGCAACCACAGGCGCTCTCGCTCCGACTCTGTCCGGGCGCTCAGCCGCCCCTCGCGGCCTTGGTGAGCAGGAGGACGGGTGCGGGATGCTGAGGAGCGGGTGCGCCCTTGGTCGGAAGCTGGATCCACGACACGACGTCCCCGTTGCTGTAGGTCTGGATCGCCTTGAACGTGAGCTTGTTCGTGTTCTTCGGCAGACCGGCGAAGACCGGGAAGAGGTCGAACGCCCCCGGTGCGATGCCGCCGTTCGTGGCGGTCCAGGTGACCTCGGTGACGGCGCTGGTGAAGGTGCCGTCGTCGGTGGTGATCGGCTTGGCCAGCGTTTGGCTCTGGGAGGTGAAGCTCCACCCCGTCTTCTGGCCCACCAGGACGTTGGCGAAGGGATGGTCGAGGGGGAACTGGACGTCAACCTTGACCGTGTTGGCGTTCGGCTCCTCGTTGGGGACCCGGAACGAGAACACGGCGGTGCTGCCCTTCGGCTCGGAACCCGGGTCGATCTCGACGTGTGCCCACGCCGGGCTCGCCGTAAGGACCACGCCCCCGAGGACGGCAAGTGCGCTCAGGATCCGCGAGCGGCGACCGGGATGGCTCATTCGGGGCTCTCCTTGTGGTGGAACGGGTCGTGAGGTAGTCGCTTGACCGGCCCGGCGAGTTCCCAGATTTGCTTTCTTCGACCGGCGAAATTGTGGACCGGGGGAACTCCGGCGCCTCCGGCGGCGACTATCTGGGCATGGACTGTGTACAGATGCGTGCTGCGATCTCGGCCGATCTCGATGGCGAGGACCTGCCGGTGGCTCGGGCCGTCCTCGAGCAACACCTGCTTGGCTGTCCGGGCTGTCGGGAGTACCAGACCGCGGCGGACGTGCTGAATCGGCGGGTGAGGCTGACTCCCGCCCCGCTCGTACCGA includes:
- a CDS encoding dienelactone hydrolase family protein, translated to MTSHQAVEVRAGDAVVGADLRLPEDARAVIVFAHGSGSSRHSPRNQQVARRLEGRGFGTMLVDLLTRDEEAIDARAGRLRFDIPLLAGRLVAAVAWLDDRASRTAAVGYFGASTGAAAALVASAQQGDRIGAIVSRGGRPDLAADALPAVLAPTL
- a CDS encoding cytochrome c; translated protein: MPHRWHLRAGTGTLAIAAVVALTACGGGGGGASTSAPLPTGALAHDPTLLAGRKVYTAECVTCHGLRGQGGVGPSFTMGRLVRDFPNAEDQVTFVSNGKGVMPAFGAGILSRRQIQTVVAYERQVLSRAG
- a CDS encoding YcnI family protein; this encodes MSHPGRRSRILSALAVLGGVVLTASPAWAHVEIDPGSEPKGSTAVFSFRVPNEEPNANTVKVDVQFPLDHPFANVLVGQKTGWSFTSQSQTLAKPITTDDGTFTSAVTEVTWTATNGGIAPGAFDLFPVFAGLPKNTNKLTFKAIQTYSNGDVVSWIQLPTKGAPAPQHPAPVLLLTKAARGG